Proteins encoded in a region of the Paenibacillus pedocola genome:
- a CDS encoding ATP-binding protein yields the protein MNELKIPKRMTTALVNSLTAGVVPRIGLEHIAVGRRPEVEAILRDMDNIAEGGSAFKLITGKFGSGKSFLLQIIRNYAMDRDFVVADADLSPERRLVGTKGQGLGTYRELMSHLSTRTRPDGGALEIMLQKWIVTLQQAVMKENGYLPDSPKLGEEVEQRIYTVASEMRGLVHGFDFAKVLAAYWNGHKLGEDELKQDALRWLRGEFATRTEARKALGVGVIIDDDNWYDYMKLWAEFTGAIGYKGLLLFIDEGVNLYKITNSISRQSNYEKLLTMFNDTMQGKAERLGIFIGGTPQFVEDGRRGLFSYEALRSRLVAGRYGAAGLNNFTGPIIALEMLSHEEILVLLQKLRDIHALHYGYEARLTQEQLVYFMEEAVGRLGADELLTPREVVRDFMDLLHTLSQHPEISFEKLVGERTSKPAAAEDNELDGLLAEFDL from the coding sequence ATGAATGAATTGAAAATACCAAAACGCATGACAACGGCGCTGGTTAACTCGCTGACCGCAGGGGTGGTGCCGCGAATCGGGCTGGAGCATATTGCAGTCGGCCGCCGGCCGGAAGTGGAAGCGATACTCAGAGATATGGACAATATTGCTGAGGGAGGCTCCGCTTTCAAGCTGATCACTGGTAAATTCGGCAGCGGAAAAAGCTTCCTGCTGCAGATTATCCGCAACTATGCGATGGACCGGGACTTTGTAGTCGCCGATGCCGATCTGTCGCCGGAACGCCGGCTGGTCGGAACCAAGGGGCAGGGCCTGGGCACCTATCGGGAGCTGATGAGCCATCTATCGACACGCACACGTCCCGATGGCGGCGCACTGGAGATCATGCTGCAGAAATGGATTGTTACCCTCCAGCAGGCAGTGATGAAGGAGAACGGTTATTTGCCGGACTCTCCTAAGCTCGGGGAAGAAGTGGAGCAGCGGATCTATACCGTAGCTTCCGAGATGCGGGGGCTGGTGCACGGCTTTGATTTTGCCAAGGTGCTGGCTGCGTATTGGAACGGGCATAAGCTTGGAGAGGATGAGCTTAAGCAGGATGCGCTGCGCTGGCTGCGCGGCGAGTTCGCCACCCGTACGGAGGCGCGGAAGGCGCTGGGTGTAGGCGTTATTATCGACGATGACAACTGGTACGATTATATGAAGCTTTGGGCAGAATTCACCGGTGCGATCGGTTATAAGGGGCTGCTGCTGTTCATTGATGAAGGTGTGAACCTCTACAAGATTACGAACAGCATCTCCCGGCAGAGTAACTATGAGAAGCTGCTGACCATGTTCAATGACACCATGCAGGGCAAGGCCGAGCGCCTAGGCATCTTCATCGGGGGCACCCCGCAATTCGTTGAGGACGGTCGCCGCGGCCTGTTCAGCTACGAAGCGCTTCGTTCCCGGCTTGTTGCCGGGCGGTACGGCGCAGCCGGACTGAACAACTTCACCGGCCCGATCATTGCGCTGGAGATGCTCTCGCATGAAGAGATCCTGGTGCTCCTGCAGAAGCTGCGGGATATTCATGCCCTGCATTACGGTTATGAGGCCAGGCTGACACAGGAACAGCTGGTGTATTTCATGGAGGAGGCTGTCGGCAGACTCGGTGCAGATGAGCTGCTGACCCCGCGTGAAGTAGTGCGCGACTTCATGGACCTGCTGCATACGCTCAGCCAGCACCCGGAGATTTCCTTCGAGAAGCTGGTAGGCGAACGCACTTCTAAACCGGCCGCTGCAGAAGATAATGAGCTGGACGGGCTGCTCGCGGAGTTTGACCTATGA
- a CDS encoding TerB N-terminal domain-containing protein: protein MTSDRNQPHFTELVWESTEQNVPIPPRSEVKSGMPIPTAAKPKKSSEDAVQIQLWDMDEKPEPVTTTESQFVARARELAGEKGPAALFVPFKSYWPTYGHMTGAQSRWYFFWRDEVRQGRYPKTDLSYIFLHVYELINGVGWTDPQDGYRQLGLIWEAYRDQYKRLDQYLGGWMADFAFVHKLEVPLSGIVARSRGLAGDLAEIELMRCLTAAPEQLTFEVLTVMSDYDISKSKFYMGEGKEAAERYIPLVVALIDAYVARKHGSNLVEMFPPGPAVMRERYLFRSAVYDISLYGYSVLVPVVRISKSPPLRSLITRLFRLTENKLRELMGYRGRLKDIKVDADMDELIGKYLQREFRKAEQEAKGPAVVIDQRKLEQLQNDSEVVRTLLTVEDTAEPENNNENDEPDIIEQQAIIPAEQVTGLEPDEPEAVADDMETVMAHTEAGDHPEWEQFNAELTPLQREAVLALAEEDGLLTVNKLAADAGTMPELLFDEINELAMNHLGDLLIDGERVADEWIPMLHYLMR from the coding sequence ATGACAAGTGACAGGAACCAGCCGCATTTCACGGAACTGGTCTGGGAAAGCACGGAGCAGAATGTTCCGATCCCTCCGCGTAGTGAAGTGAAATCGGGGATGCCCATTCCTACCGCCGCTAAACCCAAAAAAAGTTCAGAGGATGCGGTGCAGATTCAGCTATGGGATATGGACGAGAAGCCTGAACCGGTGACGACAACAGAAAGCCAATTTGTTGCACGTGCCAGGGAATTGGCCGGAGAAAAGGGGCCGGCGGCGCTGTTTGTCCCCTTTAAGAGCTATTGGCCGACCTACGGGCATATGACCGGAGCGCAGAGCAGGTGGTATTTCTTCTGGCGGGATGAGGTGAGGCAGGGTAGGTATCCGAAGACGGATCTTTCCTATATCTTTCTGCATGTGTATGAGCTGATCAACGGGGTGGGCTGGACAGATCCGCAGGACGGTTACCGTCAGCTGGGTCTGATATGGGAAGCGTACAGGGATCAGTACAAACGGCTGGATCAATATCTCGGCGGCTGGATGGCTGACTTCGCTTTTGTCCATAAGCTGGAGGTTCCGCTGTCGGGCATCGTCGCCCGTTCCCGCGGACTTGCCGGTGATCTGGCAGAGATTGAATTAATGCGCTGCCTGACAGCTGCCCCGGAGCAGCTGACCTTCGAAGTCTTAACGGTGATGTCTGACTATGATATCAGCAAGTCCAAGTTCTATATGGGTGAGGGTAAAGAAGCTGCAGAACGATACATCCCTCTGGTTGTGGCTTTAATCGATGCTTATGTCGCCCGTAAACACGGATCTAATTTAGTAGAAATGTTCCCGCCGGGTCCGGCGGTGATGAGAGAGCGTTATTTGTTCCGCAGTGCAGTGTATGACATTTCACTCTACGGTTATTCAGTGCTTGTACCCGTGGTAAGGATCAGCAAATCACCGCCGCTGCGCAGCCTGATCACCCGCCTGTTCCGTCTGACCGAGAATAAGCTGCGAGAGCTGATGGGCTATCGCGGACGGCTGAAGGATATCAAGGTCGATGCGGATATGGACGAGCTGATCGGCAAGTATCTGCAGCGGGAGTTCCGCAAAGCCGAGCAGGAAGCGAAGGGGCCCGCAGTTGTCATTGATCAGCGGAAGCTGGAGCAACTGCAGAACGATTCCGAGGTGGTCCGTACGCTGCTTACGGTGGAGGATACGGCGGAGCCGGAAAATAACAATGAGAACGATGAGCCGGATATTATTGAACAGCAGGCGATCATACCTGCGGAACAAGTTACTGGCTTAGAACCGGATGAACCGGAGGCAGTGGCGGATGACATGGAAACCGTGATGGCGCACACAGAAGCCGGGGACCATCCGGAATGGGAGCAGTTTAATGCGGAGCTGACTCCATTGCAGCGTGAAGCGGTGCTAGCGCTGGCTGAGGAGGATGGGCTCCTTACGGTGAACAAATTGGCAGCCGACGCAGGAACGATGCCGGAGCTGCTGTTTGATGAAATCAATGAGCTTGCAATGAACCATCTCGGCGATTTGCTGATCGACGGAGAGCGAGTGGCTGACGAATGGATACCTATGCTGCACTATTTAATGAGGTGA
- a CDS encoding MFS transporter has translation MNQMTLLRDPKRRKLLLSAGLSWMFDAMDVGMISFVVAALAKEWELGPEKIGLLTSINSLGMAAGAAAAGILADRFGRKSVLLWTLLIFSLASGLSAFAAGFAILCVLRFIAGFGLGGELPVASTLVSESMPAAERGRAVVLLESFWAVGWIAAALIAYFVIPDYGWRVAFAIGAVPALYALYLRRAIEDSPRFAEMKKKAPVPLGKRIATVWSPEYRRSTIMLWILWFTVVFSYYGMFLWLPTVMVLKGFSLVKSFEYVLIMTLAQLPGYFTAAYFIEKFGRKFVLVIYLLLTAGSAAWFGNATTEGMLMAAGICLSFFNLGAWGGMYAYTPELYPTAIRSTGAGLATSFGRIGGILAPLLVGVLVGKSVGISSIFLLFFVTIVIGALAVLLLGKETKGIELD, from the coding sequence ATGAATCAAATGACGCTGCTGCGCGATCCGAAGAGGCGCAAGCTGCTGCTGAGCGCTGGTTTAAGCTGGATGTTCGACGCCATGGATGTCGGGATGATCTCGTTTGTCGTTGCCGCGCTGGCTAAAGAGTGGGAGCTGGGTCCGGAGAAGATCGGACTCTTAACCAGTATAAATTCTCTAGGGATGGCTGCCGGTGCTGCGGCGGCTGGCATTCTGGCCGACCGTTTCGGCCGCAAATCAGTGCTGCTATGGACGCTGCTGATCTTCTCCCTGGCGAGCGGCTTATCGGCTTTTGCGGCGGGCTTTGCCATACTGTGTGTACTGCGGTTTATTGCCGGGTTCGGCCTGGGCGGAGAATTACCTGTTGCCTCAACGCTGGTATCCGAGAGCATGCCTGCAGCGGAAAGAGGAAGGGCTGTCGTCCTTCTGGAGAGCTTTTGGGCGGTGGGCTGGATCGCTGCGGCCTTAATCGCCTATTTCGTCATTCCGGATTACGGCTGGCGAGTAGCTTTTGCCATAGGGGCCGTTCCGGCGTTATACGCTCTTTATTTACGCCGTGCCATCGAGGATTCACCGCGGTTTGCGGAAATGAAGAAAAAAGCACCGGTACCGCTGGGTAAGCGGATTGCTACTGTCTGGTCACCGGAGTACCGCCGTTCGACGATTATGCTGTGGATTCTTTGGTTCACCGTGGTCTTCTCTTACTATGGAATGTTCCTGTGGCTGCCTACGGTGATGGTGCTGAAAGGATTCAGCCTCGTCAAGAGCTTCGAATATGTGCTCATCATGACGCTCGCTCAGCTGCCCGGTTACTTCACAGCCGCGTATTTCATAGAGAAGTTCGGGCGTAAGTTTGTGCTTGTTATTTATTTACTACTGACTGCAGGAAGTGCCGCCTGGTTCGGGAATGCGACAACCGAAGGCATGCTCATGGCTGCCGGGATCTGCCTATCATTCTTCAATCTCGGCGCATGGGGCGGCATGTATGCCTACACTCCTGAACTGTATCCGACAGCAATCCGCTCCACGGGTGCGGGGCTGGCCACCTCCTTTGGCCGGATCGGCGGGATTCTGGCACCACTGCTGGTAGGTGTGCTCGTAGGGAAATCGGTCGGCATCAGCTCGATATTCCTGCTGTTTTTCGTAACGATTGTCATTGGTGCGCTTGCGGTACTACTGCTGGGAAAAGAGACCAAAGGGATCGAGCTCGACTAA
- a CDS encoding DUF1836 domain-containing protein has protein sequence MEAFTLSRKEMSGLLLSLTENGDRKPLRILQEAWTKFHQEEVQKGLSLPAFLSTDIPPILQKIIKGTRVKGLSLADIAALGHLIEYSTLSVTAMQNWVKRDFKEYLGSPREGKKYSVNQAALLFIIDDLKAVLDFESIRQLFRILFLKPERDDDDLVEPAELYYGYAELFEDLKTSPALQAQGIAERSAHKEYSWKTDRTISGFLEKRMDRLTHLTRSQKDAVQNMLMIAAISVQTCYFQSLARQYFNAALFLDF, from the coding sequence ATGGAAGCTTTTACTTTGAGCCGCAAAGAAATGTCGGGTCTGCTGCTGTCCCTGACCGAAAATGGTGATCGGAAGCCGCTGCGTATATTGCAGGAAGCCTGGACCAAATTCCATCAGGAAGAGGTGCAGAAGGGGTTGTCCCTGCCTGCTTTTTTATCTACGGATATCCCGCCGATCCTGCAGAAAATTATTAAAGGTACCAGAGTCAAAGGCCTTTCACTTGCAGATATCGCTGCCCTGGGACATCTGATTGAGTATTCCACACTATCTGTTACCGCTATGCAGAACTGGGTGAAACGCGATTTCAAAGAATATTTAGGTTCACCGCGGGAAGGGAAGAAATATTCTGTGAATCAGGCCGCGCTTCTGTTTATAATAGATGACCTCAAAGCAGTGCTTGATTTCGAGAGCATCCGCCAGCTCTTCCGCATCCTGTTCCTGAAGCCCGAACGTGATGATGATGATCTGGTTGAACCAGCGGAACTGTACTACGGGTATGCCGAGCTGTTTGAAGACCTCAAGACAAGTCCGGCTCTGCAGGCGCAGGGGATTGCTGAACGGAGTGCCCATAAGGAATATTCCTGGAAAACGGACAGAACCATCAGTGGATTTCTGGAGAAAAGAATGGACAGGCTTACACATCTCACACGGTCGCAAAAGGATGCCGTACAGAACATGCTGATGATTGCGGCGATTTCCGTGCAGACCTGTTATTTTCAATCACTGGCTAGGCAATACTTTAATGCTGCGTTATTCCTTGATTTTTAA
- a CDS encoding hemolysin family protein, translated as MGIGLSLTLVAILIILTAFFVATEFAVVRLRGSQVSQMVLDGKKNALAVQRVSANLDGYLSACQLGITITALGIGALAEPAFEQLLLPLFDMVNISHSVSEPIAFALAFIIATFLHVVVGELAPKTAAINIPEKIGQFTSPLIIWFYKILYPLIWIMNGSANMLVRLFGMKPASEHGDAHSEEEIRLILSESYENGKINKAEYGYVNRIFNFDEMLAKEIMVPRTDMICLFSNHSLKENFDIIRKEQYTRFPVADGSKDNIIGMINTKQLYLQYDNDPDFDFKKLILPLLTVSEVTPVKTLLTRMQLERVHIALLLDEYGGTSGLITIEDILEEIVGEIRDEFDGDERRNVEKLSDSHYLFDGKVSLLEIKQKAGIDLHDDEVTTIGGWLYSHLDEPAIGKSIDHEHITLTVREMNKNRIRKVEVHIGQKNTADSSQHQE; from the coding sequence ATGGGTATAGGACTTAGTTTGACGTTGGTGGCTATTTTGATTATCTTAACCGCTTTTTTTGTAGCTACGGAATTTGCAGTGGTACGGCTTAGAGGTAGCCAGGTGAGCCAGATGGTCCTCGATGGCAAGAAGAATGCACTTGCTGTGCAGCGGGTTTCCGCTAACCTGGATGGTTACCTGTCCGCTTGTCAGCTTGGGATTACCATCACCGCACTCGGTATCGGGGCGCTTGCTGAACCGGCTTTTGAGCAGCTGCTGCTTCCACTGTTCGATATGGTGAATATCAGCCACAGCGTCAGTGAGCCTATTGCGTTCGCACTAGCCTTCATCATTGCTACCTTCCTGCACGTGGTTGTGGGTGAGCTTGCTCCGAAGACTGCAGCTATAAACATTCCGGAAAAAATCGGTCAATTTACTTCACCGCTGATTATTTGGTTCTACAAAATTCTTTACCCTTTGATTTGGATAATGAACGGCTCCGCCAATATGCTTGTCCGTCTGTTCGGGATGAAGCCGGCCAGTGAGCATGGTGATGCGCATTCCGAGGAAGAAATTCGTCTGATCCTCTCTGAGAGTTATGAGAACGGTAAGATCAACAAAGCTGAATACGGTTATGTGAACCGGATCTTTAATTTTGATGAAATGCTGGCCAAGGAAATTATGGTGCCGCGGACCGATATGATCTGCCTGTTCTCCAACCACTCATTAAAGGAGAATTTCGATATCATCCGCAAGGAACAATACACCCGCTTCCCGGTTGCAGATGGCAGTAAAGACAATATTATTGGCATGATCAACACGAAGCAGCTGTATTTACAATATGATAATGATCCTGATTTCGATTTCAAAAAGCTGATTTTGCCGCTGCTGACCGTATCCGAGGTTACACCGGTCAAAACCCTGCTGACCCGCATGCAGCTGGAGCGTGTGCACATTGCCCTGCTGCTGGATGAATATGGCGGTACCTCAGGTCTGATTACAATTGAAGACATTCTGGAAGAGATTGTCGGTGAGATTCGTGATGAGTTCGACGGGGATGAGAGAAGGAATGTGGAGAAGCTCAGCGATTCCCATTACCTCTTCGACGGCAAGGTTTCACTGCTTGAGATTAAACAGAAGGCCGGCATTGATTTGCATGATGACGAGGTAACGACTATCGGGGGCTGGCTGTACAGCCACTTGGACGAGCCGGCAATCGGCAAAAGCATTGACCATGAGCATATTACCCTTACGGTACGTGAAATGAATAAGAACCGTATCCGCAAGGTTGAGGTGCATATCGGTCAGAAAAATACGGCAGATTCGTCACAGCATCAGGAATAA